In Campylobacter sp. 2014D-0216, the following proteins share a genomic window:
- a CDS encoding thioredoxin fold domain-containing protein, with protein MKKSLALLTLASSLFAASNEEIINFFKKNPNLSNANISVSSREKVPETDFEAVTVNFEISGKSFQEIVFTQANIITTEVIDVKNGQFYSQVYQAKLMEKQQAEFSKKALVELKKEKMFVSLGDKNKPLLYVFSDPECPYCRMHLDKIEEVLKTHQVKFILTPIHDTSAFEKSALIYKESKSAKNDAQKIAIMKKYYDKNLKDYKKPSESEVQAVRDTFAKYSKLGLRAVPTIIDAQK; from the coding sequence ATGAAAAAATCTTTAGCTCTTTTAACTCTCGCTAGTTCATTATTTGCTGCGAGTAATGAAGAAATTATTAATTTTTTCAAAAAAAATCCCAACCTATCTAACGCTAACATTAGTGTGTCTAGCAGAGAAAAAGTTCCTGAAACTGATTTTGAAGCAGTTACAGTTAATTTTGAAATCAGTGGAAAAAGCTTTCAAGAAATTGTTTTCACTCAAGCAAACATCATTACAACTGAAGTGATTGATGTAAAAAATGGTCAATTTTATTCTCAAGTTTATCAAGCAAAACTCATGGAAAAACAACAAGCTGAATTTTCAAAAAAAGCTTTAGTAGAACTTAAAAAAGAAAAAATGTTTGTATCTTTAGGTGATAAAAACAAACCTTTGCTTTATGTATTTAGTGACCCTGAATGCCCTTACTGTAGAATGCATTTAGATAAAATCGAAGAAGTATTAAAAACTCACCAAGTAAAATTTATCCTTACTCCAATCCATGATACAAGTGCATTTGAAAAATCTGCATTAATTTACAAAGAAAGTAAAAGTGCAAAAAATGATGCACAAAAAATTGCTATCATGAAAAAATACTATGATAAAAATTTAAAAGACTATAAAAAACCAAGCGAGTCAGAGGTTCAGGCTGTAAGAGATACTTTTGCAAAATACTCTAAACTTGGCCTTCGTGCTGTACCAACCATCATCGATGCTCAAAAATAG
- a CDS encoding MqnA/MqnD/SBP family protein: MVFGKIDFLNLLPLHIYLKKTAFPSYVKKTTEYKKGVPSKLNRHLYFRRIDAAIISSIESRRKKYKTLNVGICASKKVESVLVKKNSQSKEDASSATSNALAKVLKQKGEVIIGDKALKLYLQNPNDYIDLCQLWYEKTNLPFVFARFACVRNFSIYKKMMKQFANSKIFIPQYILLDYAKSRGLSQKEIIAYLKLIYYKIETKEKMALKRFLSKTSSKIL; this comes from the coding sequence ATGGTTTTTGGAAAGATAGATTTTCTTAATTTACTCCCTTTACATATCTATCTTAAAAAAACTGCTTTTCCTAGCTATGTTAAGAAAACTACAGAGTATAAAAAAGGGGTTCCTAGTAAGCTAAATCGCCATTTGTATTTTAGGCGTATTGATGCGGCGATTATATCAAGCATTGAAAGTCGTAGAAAAAAATACAAAACCTTAAATGTGGGGATTTGCGCAAGCAAAAAGGTGGAAAGCGTTTTAGTGAAAAAAAATTCTCAAAGCAAAGAAGATGCAAGTTCTGCAACTTCAAATGCTCTTGCAAAAGTTTTAAAGCAAAAAGGGGAGGTTATCATCGGTGATAAAGCTTTAAAACTTTACTTACAAAACCCAAATGACTACATTGACTTATGTCAGTTGTGGTATGAAAAAACCAATTTGCCTTTTGTTTTTGCACGCTTTGCATGCGTAAGAAACTTTTCAATCTATAAAAAAATGATGAAGCAGTTTGCAAATAGTAAAATTTTTATTCCCCAATATATATTGTTAGATTATGCTAAAAGTAGAGGGCTTTCTCAAAAAGAAATTATTGCATATTTAAAGCTGATTTATTATAAAATAGAAACCAAAGAAAAAATGGCACTTAAAAGATTTTTATCTAAAACAAGTAGTAAAATACTTTAA
- the selB gene encoding selenocysteine-specific translation elongation factor encodes MHSIIIGTAGHIDHGKTSLIKAINGFEGDDLKEEQEKGITINLSFSNLKSENLNIAFIDVPGHESLIKTMISGAFGFRVCMFVIDINEGLKAQSIEHLKVLEFLGVKDVVLVLSKVDLCKDFKYKQKELLNEISTFKVNILKVFATSIYDEQSILSLKNYLLSLKPKENDENFIFRYYIDRVFSLKGIGTVVTGSLNEGKIHKNEKIFCLETQKDIMIKNIQIHEENILEAKAYNRVALSLNCDYHELKKGYVLSKKGVFKSFKSIDGVVFTTGIKHGSILEFCSGSKKLNAKISIIKELEDKTYVSLDFDKNLALCFDDKFILLENGRIKSGGVVLNAVSEPLKKDIKTKYLMLLEQRDFKRVFEFLKQTHKLGFGLLSCYQRFKLSHEQALNLAKSLDHVFVDEQALNVYDLNAMQNLKDFINFIFSKNPYALISPHSIALRLSWASENFCAYTLMQMQEKLDFKDGIWFLKGQNYERLQEKAHCELYEILKKEGIKPTAPYNLYEYLELDRKNGDFILKKLTKENKVIRLAHNLFIEKNSLENLMQEFLKLLQTHHLDVAFVKNHFQISRKYAIAYLEYLDKNYPQVVKIDEKRFLRT; translated from the coding sequence ATGCATAGTATTATCATAGGCACAGCTGGGCATATTGATCATGGCAAAACTTCACTGATTAAAGCTATTAATGGATTTGAAGGAGATGATTTAAAAGAAGAACAAGAAAAAGGCATTACAATTAATTTGAGTTTTTCAAACTTAAAAAGTGAAAATTTAAACATTGCTTTTATCGATGTACCAGGACATGAAAGTTTGATCAAAACCATGATAAGCGGTGCTTTTGGTTTTAGAGTGTGTATGTTTGTCATAGATATCAACGAGGGTTTAAAAGCTCAGAGTATAGAGCATTTAAAGGTCTTAGAATTTTTAGGTGTAAAAGATGTAGTGCTTGTTTTAAGCAAAGTTGATTTATGTAAAGACTTTAAATATAAACAAAAAGAACTTTTAAATGAGATCAGCACTTTTAAAGTCAACATCTTAAAAGTATTTGCAACTAGTATTTATGATGAGCAAAGTATCTTGAGTTTAAAAAACTATCTTCTAAGCCTAAAACCCAAAGAAAATGATGAAAATTTTATTTTTAGATACTACATTGATAGGGTTTTTTCTCTAAAAGGTATAGGTACAGTAGTAACAGGAAGCTTAAATGAGGGAAAAATCCATAAAAACGAAAAAATCTTTTGCCTTGAAACCCAAAAAGATATCATGATAAAAAATATACAAATTCATGAAGAAAATATTTTAGAAGCAAAAGCTTACAACAGAGTTGCTTTGAGTTTAAACTGTGATTATCATGAATTAAAAAAAGGCTATGTGCTTAGCAAAAAAGGTGTTTTTAAAAGCTTTAAAAGCATCGATGGAGTAGTTTTTACCACAGGGATTAAACATGGAAGTATTTTGGAATTTTGTAGTGGGTCAAAAAAACTAAATGCCAAAATAAGCATCATCAAAGAGTTAGAAGATAAAACTTATGTGAGTTTAGATTTTGATAAAAACTTGGCTCTATGTTTTGATGATAAATTTATCCTACTTGAAAATGGACGCATTAAAAGTGGTGGTGTAGTGCTTAATGCAGTAAGCGAGCCTTTAAAAAAAGATATCAAAACCAAATATCTCATGCTTTTAGAACAAAGAGATTTTAAAAGAGTGTTTGAATTTTTAAAACAAACCCACAAACTTGGTTTTGGTTTGCTCTCATGCTACCAACGCTTCAAACTCTCCCATGAACAAGCTTTGAATTTAGCAAAAAGCTTAGATCATGTTTTTGTCGATGAGCAAGCTTTAAATGTATACGATCTTAATGCTATGCAAAACTTGAAAGATTTTATTAATTTTATCTTTTCTAAAAATCCTTACGCATTAATATCACCTCATTCTATTGCCCTAAGACTTTCTTGGGCGAGTGAAAATTTTTGCGCTTATACACTTATGCAAATGCAAGAAAAGCTAGATTTTAAAGATGGGATATGGTTTTTAAAAGGACAAAATTATGAAAGATTGCAAGAAAAAGCCCATTGTGAACTTTATGAAATTTTAAAAAAAGAAGGTATTAAACCTACTGCGCCTTATAATCTTTATGAGTATCTAGAACTTGATAGAAAAAATGGAGATTTCATTTTAAAAAAACTCACCAAAGAAAATAAAGTCATCAGACTTGCACATAATCTTTTCATAGAAAAAAATTCTCTTGAAAACCTTATGCAAGAGTTTTTAAAACTTTTACAAACACATCATCTAGATGTAGCTTTTGTTAAAAACCATTTTCAAATTTCAAGAAAGTATGCCATAGCTTACTTAGAGTATCTTGACAAAAACTACCCTCAAGTAGTAAAAATAGATGAAAAAAGGTTTTTAAGAACCTAA
- a CDS encoding malic enzyme-like NAD(P)-binding protein, producing the protein MNLKEEALEYHLGGKVDIVTRKPMDSAHDLSLAYSPGVAEPCIEIAKDETLAYKYTNKANLVAIISDGSAVLGLGNIGASASKPVMEGKACLFKKFANVNAYDLEINAHSVDEIVTFCKAVAPTFGGINLEDISAPKCFEIEAALQDLGIPVMHDDQHGTAIISTAGLMNAMEISGKKFEDIKVVVSGAGAAGIASARMYRSLGVKNIILVDSKGVINTQRNDLNQYKLEFVSDTKDNTLREALKGADVFLGLSAPKILDDEMILSMAKDPVIFALANPVPEVMPEDVKRVRDDAIVGTGRSDYPNQINNVLGFPFIFRGALDVKATKITENMKIAAAKALADLAKLEVTDEVKQAYGVEELSFGRDYVIPKPFDVRVKALVSAAVAKAAVEDGVALIKEFDYQKYLASLQ; encoded by the coding sequence TGAATTTAAAAGAAGAGGCTTTAGAATACCACTTGGGCGGCAAAGTAGATATTGTCACTAGAAAACCTATGGATAGCGCCCATGACTTATCTTTGGCGTATTCTCCGGGTGTTGCTGAGCCTTGTATTGAAATAGCAAAAGATGAGACTTTAGCATACAAATACACCAATAAAGCTAATTTAGTTGCTATTATAAGTGATGGAAGTGCGGTTTTGGGGCTTGGTAATATAGGAGCTAGTGCAAGTAAGCCTGTTATGGAGGGTAAAGCGTGTTTGTTTAAAAAATTTGCGAATGTGAATGCTTATGACTTAGAGATTAATGCGCATAGTGTGGATGAAATTGTTACTTTTTGTAAAGCTGTAGCACCTACATTTGGAGGGATTAACTTAGAAGATATTTCAGCACCAAAATGCTTTGAAATTGAAGCTGCTCTACAAGATCTTGGAATTCCTGTAATGCATGATGATCAACATGGCACCGCGATCATTTCTACTGCAGGATTGATGAATGCTATGGAAATTAGCGGTAAGAAATTTGAAGATATTAAAGTGGTTGTAAGTGGTGCTGGCGCAGCGGGTATTGCAAGTGCTAGAATGTATAGAAGTTTAGGTGTAAAAAACATCATTTTAGTGGATAGTAAAGGTGTGATCAATACCCAAAGAAATGATTTAAATCAATATAAATTAGAATTTGTAAGCGATACCAAAGACAATACTTTAAGAGAAGCTTTAAAAGGCGCTGATGTATTTTTAGGTTTAAGCGCTCCTAAAATTTTAGATGATGAAATGATTTTAAGCATGGCTAAAGATCCTGTTATTTTTGCTTTGGCTAATCCTGTGCCTGAAGTAATGCCAGAAGATGTAAAAAGGGTTAGAGATGATGCTATAGTGGGTACAGGAAGAAGTGATTATCCTAATCAAATTAATAATGTTTTAGGATTTCCTTTTATTTTTAGAGGTGCTTTGGACGTTAAAGCAACCAAAATTACTGAAAATATGAAAATAGCAGCAGCTAAAGCTTTGGCTGATTTAGCTAAACTTGAAGTAACTGATGAGGTTAAGCAAGCTTACGGGGTGGAAGAACTTAGCTTTGGAAGAGACTATGTGATACCAAAACCATTTGACGTGAGAGTAAAAGCTCTTGTGAGTGCTGCAGTTGCTAAGGCTGCGGTAGAAGATGGTGTGGCATTGATTAAAGAGTTTGATTATCAAAAATACCTAGCAAGTTTACAATAA